From the Manis pentadactyla isolate mManPen7 chromosome 7, mManPen7.hap1, whole genome shotgun sequence genome, one window contains:
- the TEX47 gene encoding testis-expressed protein 47 has translation MSFSGPSQKNNRRSFAFESLLMPQVPRTNYLHFQEEKQRLQMKKFLLHRMFLVAKITPNTEKKAIAKYYEQVFQSILKCHLGEAVTGLLLIYPTSMVHILESSNDTLYQILLDYLNHKKNETDFFIQEMKIIVVSHNIPTRLFMQWHVSVIKGPVMYLDDVTQSQSLEEVITEFLTQLHKLALHLFKTVKVGTKGPGDNLHQLIPELLLPEQTVQYFCRSEELMDPETFINMYNKPVHVTLDSEVVWPTPSRF, from the coding sequence ATGTCCTTCTCAGGCCCTTCCCAAAAAAACAACAGAAGGTCTTTTGCATTTGAATCTCTTCTAATGCCTCAAGTTCCTCGTACCAATTACTTGCATTTTCAGGAAGAGAAGCAAAgactacagatgaagaaatttctTCTTCATAGGATGTTTTTAGTGGCCAAGATAACAccaaacacagaaaaaaaggCTATTGCTAAATACTATGAACAAGTGTTTCAGTCCATTCTGAAGTGTCACCTAGGAGAAGCAGTGACAGGACTGTTGCTCATATACCCAACTTCCATGGTGCATATCCTTGAGTCTTCCAATGATACTCTTTACCAAATTCTTTTAGATTATCTaaaccataaaaagaatgaaacggACTTTTTCAtccaagaaatgaaaattatagttGTGTCCCATAACATCCCAACAAGGCTGTTTATGCAATGGCATGTTTCAGTAATAAAAGGGCCAGTCATGTATCTTGATGATGTGACCCAGTCACAGTCCCTAGAAGAGGTCATCACAGAGTTTCTCACCCAACTCCATAAACTGGCACTCCACCTTTTTAAAACGGTTAAAGTGGGAACTAAAGGACCAGGTGATAACTTGCACCAACTCATACCTGAATTACTCCTCCCAGAACAAACTGTACAGTACTTCTGCAGATCTGAAGAATTAATGGACCCAGAAACTTTCATAAACATGTACAATAAGCCTGTACATGTGACTTTGGATTCTGAGGTGGTATGGCCCACTCCTTCCCGCTTCTAG